One genomic region from Deinococcus radiopugnans ATCC 19172 encodes:
- a CDS encoding pyridoxal phosphate-dependent aminotransferase: MSELPPLIARVQHGGPTAEAFSGLDFSVNANPYGPNPVLLRALREAEHAHYPDPTYRAVRGRLAEWHGVAPREVALAVGASDLLHRIVRAFVPPGSTLLSVHAPFGELARAAALNRAEVCVVPPENLLDEIRPGVALVYVGHPHNPTGHRHSERELEALAAACQRAGALLVVDEAYAPFVPACRVPRGPSVVRVLSPGKAHGLVGARPAYALAAPETVERLDNLAPAWHVPAGTAAALAALPEAGAFLTETLPRVREDAEALAAALRPLGPVRHHGTPYLTLEVGNAVTVASRVLDCGVKVRDCASYGLPERVRVSTRSPQENARLVETLGAVLEARHG, encoded by the coding sequence ATGTCTGAGTTGCCGCCCCTCATTGCCCGTGTCCAGCACGGCGGACCCACCGCTGAAGCGTTCTCGGGCCTGGATTTCAGCGTGAATGCCAATCCCTACGGTCCCAATCCTGTGCTGCTGCGGGCGCTGCGGGAAGCCGAACATGCCCACTATCCAGACCCGACGTACCGCGCGGTGCGGGGGCGGCTGGCCGAGTGGCACGGCGTTGCCCCGCGGGAAGTGGCGCTGGCGGTGGGCGCGTCGGATCTGCTTCACCGCATCGTCCGCGCATTTGTGCCGCCCGGCAGCACCTTGCTCAGCGTTCACGCCCCCTTCGGCGAGCTGGCCCGCGCCGCCGCGTTGAACCGGGCGGAGGTGTGCGTGGTCCCACCTGAAAACCTGCTGGATGAGATTCGGCCCGGCGTGGCGCTGGTCTACGTCGGTCATCCGCACAATCCCACCGGACATCGGCACTCGGAGCGGGAACTGGAAGCCCTCGCCGCCGCCTGCCAACGCGCCGGGGCGCTGCTGGTCGTGGACGAGGCGTACGCGCCATTTGTGCCTGCGTGCCGCGTCCCACGTGGCCCGTCCGTGGTCCGCGTGCTGTCGCCCGGCAAGGCGCACGGGCTGGTGGGCGCCCGCCCCGCCTACGCCCTGGCCGCGCCGGAGACCGTGGAGCGGCTGGACAACCTCGCGCCCGCGTGGCATGTGCCGGCGGGAACGGCGGCCGCGCTGGCCGCCTTGCCGGAGGCCGGGGCGTTTCTAACCGAGACCCTGCCCCGCGTGCGGGAGGACGCTGAAGCCCTGGCCGCCGCGCTGCGTCCTCTGGGCCCGGTGCGGCATCACGGCACACCGTACCTGACGCTGGAGGTGGGCAACGCGGTGACGGTGGCGTCGAGGGTGCTGGACTGCGGGGTGAAGGTACGCGACTGCGCCAGCTACGGTCTGCCGGAGCGCGTCCGGGTGTCCACCAGAAGTCCACAGGAGAATGCACGGCTCGTCGAAACATTGGGAGCCGTTCTGGAGGCACGTCATGGCTAG
- a CDS encoding CobD/CbiB family cobalamin biosynthesis protein yields the protein MSGSRRAMLLALALDLLGEPPTPLHPVVWMGNYLKGARGRWRAKSPAGQLCDGAAWWALGAGASAGIGTLAQRLPGGWITQGILLKPLLARRALFSAVAEVHAALSAANLPEARRLLAWHLVSRDTAGLTAPEVAGAAIESLAENLSDSVVAPLLWFRVGGLPLAALYRYANTADALWGYRTPALEYAGKGAAHADDMLNLAPARLTALCTVLASGGRGLSVWARDRRNTASPNAGHPMSAFAGALGVRLDKRGVYVLNASGRVPEVADLPRALTLARRTFVLSTLLLLLSWKNHV from the coding sequence GTGAGCGGTTCGCGCCGCGCCATGCTGCTGGCCCTCGCCTTAGACCTGCTGGGCGAACCCCCGACGCCGCTGCATCCGGTGGTCTGGATGGGGAATTATCTGAAGGGGGCGCGGGGGCGGTGGAGGGCCAAATCGCCTGCTGGGCAACTCTGCGATGGTGCGGCGTGGTGGGCGCTGGGCGCGGGGGCCTCGGCGGGGATCGGAACGCTGGCTCAACGGCTGCCCGGCGGCTGGATCACGCAGGGCATCCTCCTCAAACCTTTGCTGGCCCGTCGCGCATTGTTTTCGGCGGTGGCTGAGGTTCACGCGGCCCTGTCTGCGGCCAACCTGCCCGAAGCGCGGCGGTTGCTGGCCTGGCATCTGGTCAGCCGCGACACCGCCGGATTGACGGCTCCAGAGGTGGCGGGCGCCGCCATCGAAAGCCTGGCGGAAAACCTGTCGGACAGCGTGGTGGCGCCGCTGCTGTGGTTCCGGGTGGGCGGGTTGCCGCTGGCGGCGCTGTACCGCTACGCCAACACCGCCGACGCCCTATGGGGCTACCGCACCCCGGCGCTGGAATACGCCGGCAAGGGGGCCGCCCACGCCGACGACATGCTGAATCTGGCCCCGGCCCGGCTGACTGCGCTGTGTACTGTGCTGGCCTCGGGTGGAAGGGGACTGAGCGTGTGGGCGCGTGACCGCCGCAACACGGCCAGCCCCAATGCCGGACATCCCATGAGCGCCTTCGCCGGGGCGCTGGGCGTGCGCCTGGACAAGCGCGGCGTGTACGTTTTAAACGCCAGTGGCCGCGTGCCGGAGGTGGCAGACCTGCCCCGCGCCCTGACACTGGCCCGCCGCACCTTCGTGCTGTCCACTCTTCTTTTGCTGCTGTCCTGGAAAAACCATGTCTGA
- a CDS encoding type II toxin-antitoxin system VapC family toxin has product MRLLLDTHILLWITLKPELIPSSLQVQLSDSQNQVVLSAVNAWEMSIKHALGRLPEAAPLLDDFPSVASRLGADVLDISPAHAIRAGALEWTHRDPFDRMLVAQALEDGLRLVTLDGHINSYAQTPLLR; this is encoded by the coding sequence GTGAGGCTGCTGCTGGATACCCATATTCTGCTGTGGATCACGCTCAAGCCCGAACTCATTCCCTCCTCTCTTCAGGTACAGCTCAGCGACTCGCAGAATCAGGTGGTTCTAAGCGCGGTGAACGCCTGGGAAATGTCCATCAAGCATGCGCTGGGACGCCTGCCCGAAGCTGCCCCCTTGCTGGACGACTTTCCCTCTGTTGCCTCCCGGCTGGGGGCCGACGTGCTGGACATCTCGCCCGCACATGCCATCCGCGCGGGGGCGCTGGAGTGGACGCACCGCGATCCCTTCGACCGGATGCTGGTGGCGCAGGCGCTGGAGGACGGGTTACGACTGGTCACACTGGACGGCCATATCAATTCCTACGCTCAGACCCCGCTGCTGAGATAA
- a CDS encoding type II toxin-antitoxin system Phd/YefM family antitoxin has translation MPEVVDIHDARTQFAHLVDRAHAGEEIILAKAGQPYARLVPLAPARKREFGFLAGTVELGDDFEDEAMRPLSAEELADWE, from the coding sequence ATGCCGGAAGTGGTTGACATCCATGATGCCAGGACCCAGTTCGCGCACCTGGTGGACCGCGCCCACGCCGGCGAGGAAATTATTCTTGCCAAGGCGGGTCAGCCTTACGCGCGGCTGGTGCCCCTGGCCCCGGCCCGCAAGCGTGAGTTTGGTTTTCTGGCCGGGACGGTGGAACTGGGCGACGACTTTGAAGACGAGGCCATGCGGCCCCTCAGCGCCGAGGAACTGGCGGACTGGGAGTGA
- the cobO gene encoding cob(I)yrinic acid a,c-diamide adenosyltransferase, whose amino-acid sequence MSSVDEATAARREAAMRELQADRDNYKKAEGISKGRRGLLIVNTGKGKGKTTAALGLMMRAHGRGLSTRMFQFLKHENAKFGEHRTLDALGLPYEGLGDGFTWRSRDLDNSAEMAAHGWALARAAIEAGEYDLIVLDEFTYPLKYGWVAWPEVEAVLKARDPKIHVVITGRDALPELIELADTVSEINPVKHAYAAGIGAQTGIEY is encoded by the coding sequence ATGAGCAGCGTGGACGAGGCCACCGCCGCCCGCCGCGAGGCCGCCATGCGCGAGCTGCAGGCGGACCGCGACAACTACAAAAAGGCTGAGGGCATCAGCAAGGGGCGCCGCGGCCTGCTGATCGTCAACACGGGCAAGGGCAAGGGCAAGACCACCGCTGCGCTGGGCCTGATGATGCGGGCGCACGGGCGCGGGCTAAGCACGCGCATGTTCCAGTTCCTGAAGCACGAGAACGCCAAATTCGGCGAACACCGCACGCTGGACGCGCTGGGCCTGCCCTACGAGGGCCTGGGCGACGGCTTTACCTGGCGCTCGCGCGATCTGGACAACTCGGCGGAGATGGCCGCGCACGGCTGGGCGCTGGCGCGGGCGGCCATCGAGGCGGGGGAATACGATCTGATCGTGCTGGACGAATTCACGTATCCCCTCAAGTACGGCTGGGTGGCCTGGCCGGAGGTGGAGGCGGTTCTCAAAGCCCGCGATCCGAAGATACATGTGGTCATCACCGGGCGCGACGCCCTGCCCGAACTGATCGAACTGGCCGACACCGTGAGCGAGATCAATCCCGTCAAGCACGCCTATGCGGCAGGCATCGGGGCGCAGACGGGGATCGAGTATTGA
- a CDS encoding ABC transporter substrate-binding protein, which produces MRHLLSLSALALLSSAAATAYPLTVTDDLGRKVTLKSEPKRIIAMLPSHTETLIAIGAGDKLIATDVYSNYPKAVTDRLPKVGSGFQPDLEAIVALKPDLVLADESTGSRLTEKLAAAGLTVYGGTAQTYNEVFEKIAVLGKLTNHETGALNLITKMRTELNTLQASVAKLPKVSTYYEIDPTPYSVGPNSFIGALISRAGGQTIVPAALGDFPKLDPELIVQANPQVMVGLPLAEAAKRPGWAGLKAVQGGKVFKPTPEEDDALSRPGPRLPAALRALIRFIHPEAVK; this is translated from the coding sequence ATGCGCCACCTTCTGAGCCTGTCCGCCCTCGCCCTGCTGTCCAGCGCCGCCGCCACCGCCTACCCCCTGACCGTCACCGACGATCTGGGGCGCAAGGTCACGCTGAAGAGTGAGCCGAAACGAATCATCGCCATGCTGCCCAGCCACACCGAGACCCTGATCGCCATCGGCGCGGGCGACAAGCTGATTGCCACCGACGTGTACAGCAACTACCCCAAAGCCGTTACCGACAGATTGCCCAAGGTGGGCAGCGGCTTCCAGCCGGATCTGGAGGCGATTGTGGCCCTCAAACCCGATCTGGTGCTGGCCGACGAGTCCACGGGTTCGCGCCTGACCGAGAAATTGGCGGCGGCGGGCCTGACCGTTTACGGCGGCACCGCGCAAACCTACAACGAGGTCTTTGAGAAGATCGCCGTGCTGGGCAAACTGACCAACCACGAAACCGGCGCACTGAACCTGATCACGAAGATGCGAACCGAGCTGAACACCCTGCAGGCCAGCGTGGCGAAGCTGCCCAAAGTCAGCACGTATTACGAGATCGACCCCACGCCGTACAGCGTCGGCCCCAACTCGTTCATCGGCGCGCTGATCAGCCGGGCAGGCGGGCAGACCATCGTGCCCGCCGCGCTGGGCGACTTTCCCAAGCTTGATCCCGAACTGATCGTCCAGGCCAATCCGCAGGTGATGGTCGGCTTGCCTCTGGCGGAAGCGGCCAAGCGTCCCGGCTGGGCCGGGCTGAAAGCGGTGCAGGGCGGCAAGGTTTTCAAGCCCACCCCGGAGGAGGACGACGCCCTGTCGCGCCCCGGCCCCCGCCTGCCGGCCGCCCTGCGCGCCCTGATCAGATTCATCCACCCCGAAGCGGTGAAATGA
- a CDS encoding histidine phosphatase family protein: MTLTLYLVRHAPTAPNAERRYPRADEDAPLSPTGRAVAAGLRLPSHALALTSPSLRARQTAELAGFPDAVSTSALCEAQFGVMGGRTWAELEAQFGDAPRGWIDALGEPTSETGPPGGETGHEFHARIQRWLNDLPQEGTVIAFTHAGPLLAALRLCVGLRAAEVAPGGVAALNRAEDDWWLRELRRPGASMPGHPDPPVC; encoded by the coding sequence TTGACCCTCACGCTGTATCTCGTGCGCCACGCACCCACCGCGCCGAACGCTGAGCGCCGTTACCCGCGCGCCGACGAGGACGCGCCGCTGTCGCCGACCGGCCGCGCGGTGGCCGCCGGGCTGAGGCTGCCTTCCCACGCCCTCGCCCTCACCTCCCCCAGCCTGCGGGCCAGGCAGACGGCGGAACTGGCCGGATTTCCAGACGCTGTCTCCACATCAGCGCTCTGCGAAGCCCAGTTCGGCGTGATGGGCGGGCGGACCTGGGCCGAATTGGAAGCACAATTTGGGGACGCGCCGCGGGGCTGGATCGACGCGCTGGGTGAGCCCACGAGTGAAACCGGCCCGCCGGGGGGCGAGACGGGCCATGAATTTCATGCCCGGATTCAACGCTGGCTGAATGACCTGCCCCAGGAGGGCACCGTGATCGCCTTCACCCACGCCGGACCGCTGCTGGCCGCGCTGCGCCTGTGCGTGGGCCTGCGCGCCGCCGAGGTTGCGCCGGGCGGGGTGGCGGCGCTGAACCGGGCAGAGGACGACTGGTGGCTGCGCGAGTTGCGGCGGCCCGGCGCGTCAATGCCGGGCCACCCTGATCCTCCGGTCTGCTAG
- a CDS encoding adenosylcobinamide-GDP ribazoletransferase, whose amino-acid sequence MRRWEKSPQLRAGHLALTFLTTLPLPHIHEVRDGDFARASAYYPLAGYAVGGLVSLLLWLGLPLPGGVVAALAVGAWLGLTGMLHFDGLVDSADALFAVKTPAQRLEILRDVHVGAFGLAAGVLALLTLWSVLAAPIAWYAPLVAAVAARTLLLLPMNLYPAARPESLGARSREGRVGLALVLAAPTLLLPGAWLAWLAALAAGLGVASFSARRLGGGLSGDIYGMIVVTAELAALGAYAWGTG is encoded by the coding sequence ATGAGGCGATGGGAGAAATCGCCCCAACTGCGCGCCGGCCACCTGGCCCTGACCTTCTTGACTACCCTGCCGCTGCCGCACATCCACGAGGTCAGGGACGGCGATTTCGCGCGGGCCAGCGCGTATTACCCGCTGGCCGGCTACGCGGTGGGCGGACTGGTGTCGCTGCTGCTGTGGCTGGGGTTGCCGTTGCCCGGCGGCGTGGTGGCCGCCCTGGCGGTGGGCGCGTGGCTGGGCCTGACCGGCATGCTGCATTTTGACGGCCTGGTGGACAGCGCCGACGCCCTGTTCGCCGTCAAGACCCCGGCGCAGCGCCTGGAGATTCTGAGAGACGTGCATGTCGGGGCCTTCGGACTGGCGGCGGGCGTCCTGGCCCTGCTGACGCTGTGGAGCGTGCTGGCCGCGCCGATTGCGTGGTACGCGCCGCTGGTGGCCGCCGTCGCCGCACGCACGCTGCTGCTGCTGCCCATGAACCTGTATCCGGCGGCCCGCCCCGAATCCCTGGGCGCACGCTCGCGCGAGGGGCGCGTCGGGCTGGCGCTGGTGCTGGCGGCCCCCACGCTGCTGCTGCCGGGAGCGTGGTTGGCGTGGCTCGCGGCGCTGGCGGCCGGCCTGGGGGTGGCGTCCTTCAGTGCGCGGCGGCTGGGGGGCGGCCTCAGCGGGGACATTTACGGCATGATCGTAGTCACGGCGGAACTGGCGGCGCTGGGCGCCTACGCCTGGGGCACGGGTTGA
- a CDS encoding MBL fold metallo-hydrolase yields MPQRPVQPLTPFDPPPSPLGGTQVLRPDLVRVRLPLVNAYLMGLPGEPWVLLDAGVPGTAGLIRAAAKKHHADTPPRAIVLTHGHLDHIGGLRALLRTWPVPVYAHPAELPHLTGQVPYPFPDPTVGGVMSALSPIFVPGPFDFRPHMQALPATGEVPVLPEWRWLHTPGHTAGHVSLWRARDRTLLVGDVFVTTRQESVTGAFTQQPTLVHRPPAYYTPNWDAARASVRALADLRPALVATGHGHPMPEEQMADELQTLARHFDEVARPRHGWYVSHPVPVGLPQPGPDVLKRLVLGGLAAASALLLLNRWHR; encoded by the coding sequence ATGCCCCAACGCCCTGTTCAGCCCCTCACTCCCTTTGACCCGCCGCCGTCCCCCCTCGGTGGCACCCAGGTGCTGCGGCCCGACCTCGTCCGCGTGCGCCTGCCGCTGGTCAACGCTTACCTGATGGGGTTGCCCGGTGAACCCTGGGTTCTGCTGGACGCAGGCGTCCCGGGCACCGCCGGTCTGATTCGTGCGGCGGCGAAAAAACACCACGCAGACACCCCTCCCCGCGCTATTGTGCTGACGCACGGACACCTGGACCATATTGGGGGGCTGCGGGCCTTGCTCAGGACCTGGCCGGTGCCGGTCTACGCTCATCCGGCAGAACTGCCGCACCTGACCGGACAGGTGCCGTACCCGTTCCCCGATCCCACGGTCGGCGGCGTGATGAGCGCGCTCTCACCCATTTTTGTCCCGGGGCCCTTTGATTTCAGACCGCACATGCAGGCGCTGCCCGCGACGGGCGAGGTGCCTGTCCTGCCGGAGTGGCGCTGGTTGCACACGCCGGGCCATACCGCTGGGCACGTCTCGTTGTGGCGTGCGCGTGACCGCACCCTGCTCGTCGGCGACGTGTTCGTGACCACGCGGCAGGAGTCGGTGACGGGGGCTTTCACGCAACAGCCCACGCTGGTTCACCGTCCTCCCGCGTACTACACCCCCAACTGGGACGCGGCGCGCGCGTCGGTGCGGGCGCTCGCGGATCTGCGGCCCGCCCTGGTCGCCACCGGGCATGGACATCCCATGCCGGAAGAACAGATGGCGGACGAGTTGCAGACGCTCGCTCGCCATTTCGACGAGGTGGCCCGCCCCCGACATGGGTGGTACGTGAGTCACCCCGTGCCTGTGGGTCTGCCGCAGCCCGGTCCGGATGTCCTGAAGCGGCTCGTGCTGGGCGGGCTCGCCGCTGCGAGCGCCCTCTTGCTGCTCAACCGTTGGCACCGCTGA
- a CDS encoding DUF4142 domain-containing protein, which yields MAAAGGAGPAAMTSGVSTAQTSTSTDVLFMEVAGMSNLAEIATSHLALRKSGNAAVRAYAQKMITDHTRAQDQPNALAARKGTKLTDRPGADQRVQGDKLSTLSGAAFDAEYKKVQVAGHDLTLTLIKTYRSFGQDADALAYAAKTQPIVAGHLEMAQGLPDE from the coding sequence ATGGCCGCCGCCGGTGGCGCGGGGCCTGCGGCGATGACTTCAGGCGTGTCCACCGCCCAGACCAGCACCAGCACCGACGTACTGTTTATGGAGGTGGCCGGCATGAGCAACCTGGCCGAGATCGCCACCTCACACCTGGCCCTGCGGAAGAGTGGCAACGCGGCCGTGCGGGCCTACGCCCAGAAGATGATCACCGATCACACCAGGGCCCAGGACCAGCCGAACGCGCTGGCGGCCAGGAAAGGGACCAAGCTGACCGACAGGCCAGGAGCCGATCAGCGCGTGCAGGGCGACAAGCTGTCCACGCTGTCCGGCGCGGCCTTTGACGCCGAGTACAAGAAGGTGCAGGTGGCGGGGCATGACCTGACGTTGACGCTGATCAAGACGTACCGCAGCTTTGGTCAGGATGCTGACGCGCTGGCCTACGCGGCCAAGACGCAGCCCATCGTGGCCGGACACTTGGAGATGGCCCAGGGCTTGCCGGACGAGTAA
- a CDS encoding manganese catalase family protein: MFYYDNKLQYTVRVDTPDPRFARLLQQAIGGVEGEMRVCLQYLFQAFGARGPAKYRNMLMSTGTEEIGHIEMLATAVALNLEGAPSRLKDQMAADNPVVEALMGGMDPRQYLSAGMAALASDANGVPFNGSHVYASGNLAADMYANVTAEATGRALACRLFEATDDPGMKDMLRFLIARDTMHQQQWLAVIEELGGHKGTLPIPNSFPVEEELRKVSYDYFFTGVDGVDLPTGRWTQGESLDGLGEFRLNAVQPMGEEPKLAPPMPQAYAEKQQMEGAADHK, encoded by the coding sequence ATGTTCTATTACGACAACAAGCTGCAGTACACCGTCCGGGTCGATACCCCCGATCCCCGCTTTGCCCGCCTGCTTCAGCAGGCCATCGGCGGCGTGGAAGGCGAGATGCGCGTGTGCCTGCAATACCTGTTCCAGGCCTTCGGCGCGCGTGGTCCGGCCAAGTACCGCAATATGCTGATGTCCACCGGCACCGAGGAAATCGGCCACATCGAGATGCTGGCCACCGCCGTGGCCCTGAACCTGGAGGGCGCCCCCTCCCGGCTCAAGGACCAGATGGCGGCCGACAACCCGGTGGTGGAGGCGCTGATGGGCGGCATGGATCCGCGCCAGTACCTCTCGGCGGGCATGGCCGCCCTGGCCTCGGATGCCAACGGCGTGCCGTTCAATGGTTCGCACGTCTACGCGAGTGGCAATCTGGCCGCCGACATGTACGCCAACGTGACCGCCGAGGCCACGGGCCGCGCGCTGGCCTGCCGGTTGTTCGAGGCCACCGACGATCCGGGCATGAAGGACATGCTGCGTTTCCTGATCGCGCGCGACACCATGCACCAGCAACAGTGGCTGGCCGTGATCGAGGAACTCGGCGGTCACAAAGGCACCCTGCCCATCCCCAATTCCTTCCCGGTGGAAGAGGAACTGCGCAAGGTCAGCTACGACTATTTCTTTACCGGCGTCGACGGGGTGGACCTCCCGACGGGCCGCTGGACGCAGGGCGAGTCGCTGGACGGTCTGGGCGAATTCCGTCTGAATGCGGTCCAGCCGATGGGTGAGGAGCCGAAGCTGGCCCCCCCGATGCCCCAGGCGTATGCCGAAAAGCAGCAGATGGAAGGGGCGGCAGACCACAAATGA
- a CDS encoding ABC transporter substrate-binding protein yields the protein MNRSVLLLTLALAPVAAAQTQPQNTQTATTLTLKHDEGTTTVKKNPQRIVVMDEEALGWMFALGLGDRVVGLASSYLSPTEISGGKLKPAVLKAGFYARGQLNNPAYVGSWTAPSLETILALKPDLIVRLTWDGNQNYDKLSKIAPTVGYEEGGQGFWQKGLRDLARVFGRQVQAEQVIKGAADVSRSNARKLQAAGVFRKFDKVVVLAPFSGGNTWAYSRVRLIDDLRALGFKDGLNVGTATLGVGAQISDEALLGIDKKTLVVLFPPGGQYNGADAFLKTPVGQRLKAQSVLYTPEAFSPYSGPLTSVRNSTEVTRLILEKLK from the coding sequence GTGAACCGATCTGTCCTCCTGCTGACCCTGGCGCTGGCGCCCGTTGCCGCCGCCCAGACCCAGCCTCAAAACACCCAGACCGCAACGACGCTAACCCTCAAGCACGACGAGGGCACCACTACCGTGAAGAAAAACCCGCAGCGCATCGTGGTGATGGACGAGGAGGCCCTGGGCTGGATGTTCGCGCTGGGGCTGGGTGACCGCGTGGTGGGGCTGGCGAGCAGCTACCTCTCGCCCACCGAGATCAGCGGCGGCAAGCTCAAGCCGGCCGTGCTGAAGGCAGGCTTCTACGCGCGCGGCCAGCTGAACAATCCCGCGTATGTGGGCAGCTGGACGGCCCCCAGCCTGGAAACCATCCTGGCGCTGAAGCCCGATCTGATTGTCCGCCTGACCTGGGACGGCAACCAGAACTACGACAAACTCAGTAAAATCGCCCCCACCGTGGGCTACGAGGAGGGCGGCCAGGGCTTCTGGCAAAAGGGCCTGCGTGACCTGGCCCGCGTGTTCGGCCGGCAGGTGCAGGCCGAGCAGGTGATCAAGGGCGCGGCGGACGTCAGCCGCAGCAACGCCCGCAAATTGCAGGCGGCGGGCGTGTTCAGGAAGTTCGACAAGGTGGTGGTGCTGGCCCCCTTCAGCGGCGGCAACACCTGGGCCTACAGCCGGGTGCGCCTGATCGACGACCTGCGGGCGCTGGGCTTCAAAGATGGCCTGAACGTCGGCACGGCCACGCTGGGCGTCGGGGCGCAGATCAGCGACGAGGCGCTGCTGGGCATCGACAAGAAGACGCTGGTGGTGCTGTTTCCCCCCGGCGGTCAGTACAACGGCGCGGACGCCTTCTTAAAGACCCCGGTGGGCCAGCGCCTCAAGGCCCAGAGCGTGCTGTACACCCCCGAGGCCTTCAGCCCGTATTCCGGCCCGCTGACCTCGGTTCGCAACAGCACCGAGGTCACGCGCCTGATTCTGGAGAAACTCAAGTGA
- a CDS encoding ABC transporter substrate-binding protein has translation MRVLQMGLALALLGGLGLSASAQTAPCKGQTVTHAMGQTCVSGVPKRVVALEWAYAEDVLALGVQPVGVADIKGYNEYVRIPVTLAAGVQDVGTRQQPSLEKLRALKPDLILTTRLRAAQNYPQLAAIAPTLVFDTYGGESQYGEMRSTFSVIAGALGRSSTARQVLSNLDARLDRVRGDLKAAGRGGEGFVFAQAYTGGGGTPTMRLFTKNSMVSQILERLGLVNAWKAQPQPYGFTEVSLEALAGLNTKNFLYVTQKEDAVFAAPSIKPLWQGLPFVKAGRAYALDERTWTFGGPLSALTLANGIRDRLLGR, from the coding sequence GTGAGGGTCCTTCAAATGGGGCTGGCACTGGCCCTGCTGGGCGGCCTGGGGCTGTCGGCCTCGGCCCAGACGGCGCCCTGCAAGGGGCAGACGGTCACGCACGCCATGGGGCAGACCTGTGTGTCGGGCGTCCCCAAACGCGTGGTGGCGCTGGAGTGGGCCTACGCCGAGGACGTGCTGGCGCTGGGCGTGCAGCCGGTCGGGGTGGCCGACATCAAGGGGTACAACGAGTACGTCAGGATTCCGGTCACGCTTGCGGCGGGCGTGCAGGACGTCGGCACCCGCCAGCAGCCCAGCCTGGAGAAATTGCGGGCGCTCAAACCCGATCTGATCCTCACCACCAGGTTGCGCGCCGCCCAGAATTACCCCCAGCTCGCGGCCATCGCCCCCACCCTGGTCTTCGACACCTACGGCGGCGAATCTCAGTACGGCGAGATGCGCTCGACCTTCAGCGTGATCGCCGGGGCGCTGGGGCGAAGCAGCACGGCGCGGCAGGTGCTGAGCAATCTGGACGCGCGCCTCGACCGGGTGCGGGGTGACCTGAAGGCGGCGGGGCGCGGGGGCGAGGGCTTCGTGTTCGCGCAGGCCTACACCGGGGGCGGCGGCACGCCCACCATGCGGCTGTTCACCAAGAACAGCATGGTCAGCCAGATCCTGGAGCGGCTGGGCCTGGTCAACGCCTGGAAGGCCCAGCCGCAGCCCTACGGCTTCACCGAGGTCAGCCTGGAAGCCCTGGCCGGACTGAACACGAAAAACTTCCTGTACGTGACCCAGAAGGAAGACGCCGTATTCGCCGCGCCCAGCATCAAACCGCTGTGGCAGGGGCTGCCGTTCGTGAAGGCCGGCCGCGCCTACGCCCTGGACGAGCGCACCTGGACGTTTGGCGGCCCGCTGAGCGCCCTGACGCTGGCGAACGGCATCCGCGACCGGCTGCTGGGGCGCTAG